The genomic segment TAACCTTGGTTCAGCAATAGAAACAGGTATAATAGACAGGAGGAAAGAGCACGAAACTATAGAGGAACATAAAAAGAAGAGGAGGAGCTTATGCGCAAGTTGCTCAAAAGAGTAGGGATATTCATAGCCGCTGCAGCTGCTATCATCGTTTTTCTTTATTTTCAAAATAATGCTTTGACGGTGTCGTCATTTCAGCTTTCGTCGGCGAAGCTGCCGCAAGGGCTGAAAGACTTTACCATTGTGCAGCTGTCCGATGTGCATGGCAAAAGATTTGGCGACCATCAGCAGCGGCTCGTCCGCAAGGTGGAAAATCAGCAGCCGAACATCATCGTCGTTACAGGCGATTTAATTGATAGCAGGCGTGGAGGCGAGGCGGAAAGCCTTGAGCTAATGGCAGAAATCGTGAAGCTGGCCCCTGTTTATTATGTGACGGGCAATCATGAATATGCTTACGCGCGTTACCCGGAGCTGGAGAAAAAGCTGCTGGAGCTTGGCGTTCATGTCCTGCGAAATGAAACGGAAAGCATCTCTGTTGGAAGTAGTAATGGAACGGGGACTGGAAGTAGAGCAGGGAGCGGGGCTGAGACTGGGGCTGTGGCCGGAGCTGGAGAAATCCGATTGCTAGGCATCGATGATCCGAAATTTTCATCGTTTGCTGGACATGATGCAGAGGCGGCGGAGCAAAATATTCAAACAGCTATTGAAGACTTTGCCAACATAGCCGGGAAAGAGAAGGCGGGTGCCGCAACGAAAGCGGAGGCGGGAAAGCAATCCGAAGAAGGGCTTTACACGATACTTCTGTCCCATCGTCCTGAACTGTTTGACGTCTATGTTCGTGAAGATATCGATCTGGCCTTCTCGGGCCATGCCCATGGCGGGCAAGTCAGGCTGCCGTTCATTGGCGGGCTCGTCGCTCCGGGGCAGGGTTTACTGCCCGTATACGATGCGGGCCAATATGTAAACGGACAGACGAATATGCTGGTCAGCAGAGGGCTTGGCAACAGCGTCGTTCCCCAGCGCTTGTTCAATCGCCCGAATATTGTCGTCGTTAAGCTGTCAGCTGCAAGCTAGCGTCCGCCTGTGGGGGTTATAGCTCTTCTACTACATGTAATTGAGAAATCCCGCCAATGATTAATGGAACGATTTTGCGGGCTAAGGCGGATGGGGATTCCAGTCTGCCTTCCTGGTTCCATTGATAGGTGATGCCATAAATCGACCAGCTTAACAAGGTGGCAGCATGCTCCAGCGTTTTTTGATCTTTATGGGGGTTTTCGCTCGTCAGCAGTTGAACAATAAAATCATCCAACTGTTTTTTAATATTTTTTTCAATAATAGGTGCGACTGAATTGTATTTCTTGACGCATTTATTGCTGGATTCATGATAATCGCATAGTGAATAAATCAGCTCCTGAACCGTATCCTCCGTCAAAGGCGCCCCGGCATCGACCCGCTTCAGAACATATTCCATAAAGGCATCCGCTAATAAAGCTTCAAGCAAGGCATATTTATCTGGAAAATGGGCATAAAACGTCGCCCGGTTAATCGTCGCTTTTTTTGCAATGTCCATAATGGTCATCGTATGAAAGTCCGTATGATTTAACTGCCACATGAAAGCATCTAATATTAATTGGCGTGTTCGAATGACTCGCGGGTCATGGGGGTTGGGCGCAAAAACACCTGGCATTATAAGAAGCCTCCTTTTTCGTACACTGAAGTTTTCTCCTATTATAAACATCTGTTGTTTAAGCAACAAGCGATTTTTGAAAAGCAACAATGTTATTCTCGCCTCGCTTAAGCAACATATCGGGCAACTTGTCGGTTGAATGAGGCCATAAACCTTGTTACTATTTCACTCGTACCCCATTTGATTGCGTGCAATGAAGCGCAATTAATGGCACAGCCCAAATAGAGGAGGCGTTACCCATGAGCAATAAACAGCAGGAAATTCATTTAACCGAAGCCTTATTTCAACCTTATACGATTCATAATTTGACTATACCGACTCGTATTGTAATGGCGCCTATGTCACGTGGTTTTTCACCAAATGGTGTGCCAGGACCGGATGTCGCTGCCTATTATCGTCGCCGTGCAGAAAATGGTGTCGGCCTTATCGTGACCGAAGGAACCGTCATTAACCACCCAGCTGCGACGAGTGAGCCAACTTTGCCGCATATTTATGGAGAAGCGGCTTTAAACGGTTGGGGGGAAGCAGTCAGACAGGTCCATGAAGCGGGCGGCAAAATTTTTCCGCAAATTTGGCATATGGGCATTGCGCGTCCTGCGGGCTCCCAGCCCAACCCGGATGTGCTGTCGATCAGTCCATCGGGTCTTGATCTGGATGGCAATAAAGTGGGCGAGCCAATGACAGAAGAAGAAATCGCTAACGTCATTCAGAGCTACGTCGATGCAGCAGTAAACGCGCAAAAAATAGGCTTTGACGGTATTGAGCTGCACGGTGCCCACGGGTATCTCATTGATCAATTTTTATGGGAGCAGACGAATGTGCGCACGGATCGTTATGGCGGCAATAGGATGAAGCGCACGCAATTTGCCGTTGAGTTGATCCAGTCTATCCGCGCTGCCGTAGGTCCTGACTATCCGATTGCTATCCGCATATCGCAATGGAAAATGAACGATTACAACGCGAAGCTGGTTGATACGCCGGAGCAGCTGGAGCAATTGCTGCATGTATTGGTGCAAGCGGGAGTGGACATTTTTCACTGCTCAACGCGCCGGTTCTGGGAGCCTGAATTCGAAGGCTCTGAGCTTAACTTTGCAGGTTGGGTGAAGAAGCTGTCGGGCAAAACGACGATTACCGTTGGCTCAGTAGGGCTGGATACGGATTATGTGTCGCTTTACACAGAAGGCAAAGGGGCAGGCCATACGGATATCGATGCGTTGCTAGAGCGGCTAAGCAACGATGAATTTGATCTCGTAGCTGTTGGACGCGCACTGTTGGGCGATCCGGAATGGGCCGCGAAAATACGCGATGGCCGACTGAATGAGCTTCAAGCTTTCACGCCGGAGGCGCTTGCAGCGCTAGTATAATGTATTCGGACTGGCGATAAGGATAGCCGTATGGGATAAAACAAAGAAGCTCTCGCTCCCCGTCAATATAGGGGCGAAAGCTTCTTTGTTGTTGGCAGCCCATATTTTAGCCTACAGCACCTTGCTTAGAAAAGCTTGCGTACGCTCATGCTGGGGTGTATCGAAAATGGCAGCGGGCGGACCCTGCTCAACAATATAACCGCCATCCATGAAAATAACGCGGTCTGCAACTTCGCGGGCGAAGCCCATTTCATGCGTCACGACTACCATCGTAATCCCTTCATGAGCCAAATCCTTCATCACCTGAAGCACCTCGCCGACCATTTCCGGATCGAGTGCCGAGGTTGGCTCGTCGAACAGCATGACCCGCGGGTTCATCGCCAGCGCGCGGGCGATAGCGACACGCTGCTGCTGTCCGCCGGACAAGCGGGCGGGGTATTCATCCTTTTTGGCGGCAAGACCGACTTTATCCAGCAGCGCTAAAGCCTGCTTCTCGTTTTCCGCCTTGCTTGCTTTCTTAATATGCTTAGGCGCCAGCATAATGTTCTCCAGCACCGTCAAATGCGGAAATAGATTAAACTGCTGGAACACCATGCCGACATTTTGCCGCAGCTTGTCTATATTCGTTTTTGGAGCTGTGACGGTAACGTCGCCGATGGTTACAACGCCGGACGTCACTTCCTCCAGCAAATTAAGACAACGCAGGAAGGTGCTTTTGCCTGAACCGGAAGGGCCAATGATGCAGACGACTTCCTTCTCGGTAATGGTAGTGGAAATATCCCGCAGCACCTCGTTGTCGCCAAACTTTTTCTGCAAACCTTCGACAATAATCATTTCAGGCTCAGCCTCCTTTCAAGCACACGGGACAGGCGTGAAATACCGTAAATAATGATGAAATACAAGACGCCAACCGTTCCCCATATTTCAAAAGCGCGGTAGTTGGTAGAGATGATAATTTCACCGCTTTGGGTCAGTTCCCTTATTCCGATAACGGATAATAGCGACGTATCCTTGATGCTGATTGTACACTGATTGACGAAAGCGGGAATCATGCGGCGAAACGCCTGCGGCAAAATGACGAGGCGCATCGTCTGCACCTGGCTGAGACCGAGGGAGCGGGCGGCTTCCCGCTGCCCTTTATCTATCGACGAGATGCCGGCGCGGAAAATTTCCGCAATATAAGCACCGGCATTGGCGCTGATTGCGATGATCCCCGCTGTCTCCGCTGGAATACGGATGTCGAGAAATGCCGGCAAGGCGAAATAAATGAAAAACACTTGGACGAGCAGCGGCGTACCGCGAATAATATCGATATAAAGCGTTGCAATAAACTTTAAAATTTTGCTCGTTGATGTATTCATCAATCCCGTAATTAATCCGATTACGAATGCAATCAGCAGCGAGATGACGACAATTTTGACCGTTATCCATAACCCTTGCAACAGCAAGGGCATCGCATCCACAATAACTTGCCACGAGGACATCATGAAATTCACAGCTCCTTCATTTCACAGGATGTCTTCGTCTTTATTTTGCAGACGTTCCTATATATTTGTTAATGATTTCATCGTATTTGCCGCTTTCCTTCAGCTTCTTGATGCCGTCATTGATTTTTTGCAGCAGTTCTTCGTTGTCTTTGCTCACTGCGATGCCATATAGGTCGCCTGTCAGCCTTTCGCCAACGATTTTCAAATTGGCGTTTGGATCAACCGCCAGTTTATAAGAGATAACGGGGTAATCTTCAATGGTAGCATCGGCATTTTTGTTCACAACCTCTTGGAACATCGCCGGACTATCGTCAAAATAATTGAGGGTAATGTTGTATTCCTTCGCTAATTCCTCGGCTTTTTTAGAGCCTGCCGTCCCTTTTTTAATCGCAATGACTTTGCCTTTCAAATCCTCTGGCTTCGTAATCGTGTCATTATCCGAACGTACGACCAGCGACAAACCCGCTTCAAAATACGTATCGGACAGGTTCACAACCTGCTTTCGCTCATCCGTAATACTGATGCCGGCAATGGCAGCATCGAGCTGTTTGGCAGAAATCGCCGGAATAATGCCTTTAAAGTTCATAGGCTTCAAATCAACCTTAAAGCCTTCCAGCTCGCCAATGGCATTGATGATATCGATGTCGATGCCGACATATTTGCCATCCTGCTGGTATTCGAAAGGAGGGAATGTAGCGTCTGTTCCAATGGTGTACGTCACAACCTCATTCGAAGCACCCGTGCCGTCCGTAGCGGATGGCGTTTTTTCATTGCTGCTGCCGCATGCGCTAAGGGTAAGAGCAAGCAGGCCGGTAATTAAAAGTGATCCGATTTTCTTCATAAATGAAAACCCCATTTCCATTAATGTTAGACTTATTGACCTTCTGCCACCTATTTTAAAGATCCGACTATAAAAAATAATAAAATCCGACAGAAAATAATGTCGAAGAAATTTGTAAGCGTTTTACATTTACCGTTTCGCCATAAACTCTGTCAGATAAGGTTACGCAAGTGGGAGCAGCTATTCGCTAAAGCAGAAAAAGACCCAAACTTTGCTCGAAGCTTAGTATAGCCTAGCGTTATTGACATATAGGAATAGTATAGTGTATATATACTATATATACATCAAACAGCTAAGCATGGTGATGGAAATGAACATTATTTTATCCAACGCTTCGAATGATCCGATCTATGTACAAATTACCCGGCAAATTCGCAATCAGATTTTAAGCGGGAAACTTGGCTCAGGACAATCGCTGCCCTCCATTAGGCAGTTAGCTAAGGATTTGCAGATTAGCGTCATTACGACGAAGCGGGCTTATGAGGAATTGGAGAAGGAAGGGCTTATTGACTCTGTCGTTGGCAAAGGCTCATTCGTAACCGGCATAAACGCCGATTTTGTTAGAGAGCAGCGAATGAAACGGCTGGAGCAGCAAATGCTGGCGGTCATTAAGGAGGGGAAGGCGCTCTGCCTGAGCCTGAGTGAAATTCAGCAGCATATGCAGCTGCTATATGAGGAAGGAGATTTGGACATATGAGCGACATCATTAAACTGACCGAAGTATCCAAGCAGTATAAAATGTTCGGCATCGAGTCCCTGTCCAGCACGTTCAAGCAGGGGTACATAACCGGGCTGATTGGCCCGAATGGAGCAGGCAAAACGACATTAATTAAAATGATTATGGGCATTACCCGGCCGGATAAGGGGGAAATCACGATTTTTGGACAGTCTCAAAGCTTGAAGGAGGCGGAAATAAAGCAGCGAATCGGCTTCGTATCGGATGAGTGCCATTATTACGAGCATTTATCGATCCATTCTCTCTATTTCACCGCGAAACGTTAGCTTTGCCGCCAGAGGATGGCGACAGCCGTTTACGCTTGCTTTATTTTTTCCATCGCTTCCATAAAAAACACTTGAAGAAACTTTTTGATATTGACCTTGCCTTTATCGGGCGCAGCTTCCTCGTCCATCATTTTCATTTTGAGGCGGACATCCTTAAAGTCAAAATATAACGGGGCATAATGCTCGAATTTCGGATTGCTGTAATCCGTCAGCCCGATTGAGGCGATATTCGTTAGCGCCGACATGACGGCGCGGCGCATTCGCTGCTCTATGGCTTTGCTTTCCTTGTCAATGTCGCTTTGGCTTTGCTTGCTGATACGCGCCACCGCCTCATATAATCCCTTTAATGAAGGGAAAGCAGCTGGCTGCGGCTGCGCGGCCAAATATTCGACGGCGGCAATCATATCGCGGCTTCCGGCTTCACTAATAATGCCCATGTCCATTAAAATGTG from the Paenibacillus sp. BIHB 4019 genome contains:
- a CDS encoding metallophosphoesterase, with translation MRKLLKRVGIFIAAAAAIIVFLYFQNNALTVSSFQLSSAKLPQGLKDFTIVQLSDVHGKRFGDHQQRLVRKVENQQPNIIVVTGDLIDSRRGGEAESLELMAEIVKLAPVYYVTGNHEYAYARYPELEKKLLELGVHVLRNETESISVGSSNGTGTGSRAGSGAETGAVAGAGEIRLLGIDDPKFSSFAGHDAEAAEQNIQTAIEDFANIAGKEKAGAATKAEAGKQSEEGLYTILLSHRPELFDVYVREDIDLAFSGHAHGGQVRLPFIGGLVAPGQGLLPVYDAGQYVNGQTNMLVSRGLGNSVVPQRLFNRPNIVVVKLSAAS
- a CDS encoding TetR/AcrR family transcriptional regulator, whose product is MPGVFAPNPHDPRVIRTRQLILDAFMWQLNHTDFHTMTIMDIAKKATINRATFYAHFPDKYALLEALLADAFMEYVLKRVDAGAPLTEDTVQELIYSLCDYHESSNKCVKKYNSVAPIIEKNIKKQLDDFIVQLLTSENPHKDQKTLEHAATLLSWSIYGITYQWNQEGRLESPSALARKIVPLIIGGISQLHVVEEL
- a CDS encoding NADH:flavin oxidoreductase; its protein translation is MSNKQQEIHLTEALFQPYTIHNLTIPTRIVMAPMSRGFSPNGVPGPDVAAYYRRRAENGVGLIVTEGTVINHPAATSEPTLPHIYGEAALNGWGEAVRQVHEAGGKIFPQIWHMGIARPAGSQPNPDVLSISPSGLDLDGNKVGEPMTEEEIANVIQSYVDAAVNAQKIGFDGIELHGAHGYLIDQFLWEQTNVRTDRYGGNRMKRTQFAVELIQSIRAAVGPDYPIAIRISQWKMNDYNAKLVDTPEQLEQLLHVLVQAGVDIFHCSTRRFWEPEFEGSELNFAGWVKKLSGKTTITVGSVGLDTDYVSLYTEGKGAGHTDIDALLERLSNDEFDLVAVGRALLGDPEWAAKIRDGRLNELQAFTPEALAALV
- a CDS encoding amino acid ABC transporter ATP-binding protein, which encodes MIIVEGLQKKFGDNEVLRDISTTITEKEVVCIIGPSGSGKSTFLRCLNLLEEVTSGVVTIGDVTVTAPKTNIDKLRQNVGMVFQQFNLFPHLTVLENIMLAPKHIKKASKAENEKQALALLDKVGLAAKKDEYPARLSGGQQQRVAIARALAMNPRVMLFDEPTSALDPEMVGEVLQVMKDLAHEGITMVVVTHEMGFAREVADRVIFMDGGYIVEQGPPAAIFDTPQHERTQAFLSKVL
- a CDS encoding amino acid ABC transporter permease; protein product: MMSSWQVIVDAMPLLLQGLWITVKIVVISLLIAFVIGLITGLMNTSTSKILKFIATLYIDIIRGTPLLVQVFFIYFALPAFLDIRIPAETAGIIAISANAGAYIAEIFRAGISSIDKGQREAARSLGLSQVQTMRLVILPQAFRRMIPAFVNQCTISIKDTSLLSVIGIRELTQSGEIIISTNYRAFEIWGTVGVLYFIIIYGISRLSRVLERRLSLK
- a CDS encoding transporter substrate-binding domain-containing protein, coding for MKKIGSLLITGLLALTLSACGSSNEKTPSATDGTGASNEVVTYTIGTDATFPPFEYQQDGKYVGIDIDIINAIGELEGFKVDLKPMNFKGIIPAISAKQLDAAIAGISITDERKQVVNLSDTYFEAGLSLVVRSDNDTITKPEDLKGKVIAIKKGTAGSKKAEELAKEYNITLNYFDDSPAMFQEVVNKNADATIEDYPVISYKLAVDPNANLKIVGERLTGDLYGIAVSKDNEELLQKINDGIKKLKESGKYDEIINKYIGTSAK
- a CDS encoding GntR family transcriptional regulator encodes the protein MNIILSNASNDPIYVQITRQIRNQILSGKLGSGQSLPSIRQLAKDLQISVITTKRAYEELEKEGLIDSVVGKGSFVTGINADFVREQRMKRLEQQMLAVIKEGKALCLSLSEIQQHMQLLYEEGDLDI
- a CDS encoding ATP-binding cassette domain-containing protein, producing MSDIIKLTEVSKQYKMFGIESLSSTFKQGYITGLIGPNGAGKTTLIKMIMGITRPDKGEITIFGQSQSLKEAEIKQRIGFVSDECHYYEHLSIHSLYFTAKR